Proteins encoded by one window of Chrysiogenes arsenatis DSM 11915:
- the queC gene encoding 7-cyano-7-deazaguanine synthase QueC, whose translation MSDSRAIALLSGGLDSTVALWLHLREHPNSVALALTFDYGQQAAPREMAASNAIAKHVGVPHQIIPLPFLAEVDGSGLHSGKIPDDVDINSSHACHASAKAVWVPNRNGLFINIAAAYAEALQCTQIIVGFNAEEAVTFPDNSEEFLAAANDALRYSTLQKVRVTSATKRMNKTDIMRELLESNIPTHLLWSCYRGSSEPCGTCESCLRFQRALQEVTREI comes from the coding sequence ATGAGTGATTCGCGCGCTATTGCACTACTTTCAGGCGGACTCGACTCTACCGTTGCACTTTGGCTTCACCTTCGCGAGCACCCAAATTCAGTCGCTTTGGCGTTGACATTTGACTACGGCCAACAAGCCGCACCACGCGAAATGGCAGCCTCAAACGCCATTGCCAAACACGTGGGCGTACCGCATCAGATCATACCACTCCCGTTTCTTGCAGAAGTGGACGGCTCCGGCCTGCACAGCGGAAAGATACCTGATGATGTTGACATCAACTCCTCCCATGCATGCCATGCCAGCGCCAAAGCGGTTTGGGTTCCGAACCGCAATGGTTTGTTCATAAACATTGCCGCCGCCTATGCGGAAGCATTGCAGTGTACACAGATTATCGTCGGGTTTAATGCCGAAGAAGCCGTGACGTTTCCTGATAATTCCGAGGAATTTCTTGCTGCCGCCAACGACGCTCTACGCTACTCGACCCTACAAAAAGTGCGCGTCACCAGTGCTACGAAGCGGATGAACAAAACCGATATCATGCGTGAATTACTTGAGAGTAACATCCCTACTCATTTACTCTGGAGTTGCTACCGCGGTAGCAGTGAACCGTGCGGCACCTGTGAAAGCTGCCTACGATTTCAACGTGCTTTGCAGGAGGTTACCCGTGAAATTTAA
- a CDS encoding site-2 protease family protein, giving the protein MNFENLIYSIPVILFAVTFHEFAHGYVAWYFGDPTARNEGRLTLNPLKHLDVLGTLTLVITQMIGWAKPVPVNPRYFRNPRRDMVYVALAGPASNILLAIVSVLIFHAMKGMSFQSETALSIASTVFTMVQISVLVNVALAVFNMIPLLPLDGGRILYGMLPPRQAYEFGKIEPYGFFIILALVFLGLTQQVIRPIINTILTLFGVY; this is encoded by the coding sequence GTGAATTTTGAAAACTTGATATATTCGATACCCGTCATTCTTTTTGCCGTGACGTTCCACGAGTTCGCTCACGGCTATGTTGCGTGGTACTTTGGCGACCCAACCGCCCGCAACGAAGGGCGACTGACGCTCAACCCATTGAAACACCTCGATGTACTTGGAACGCTCACCTTAGTTATTACACAGATGATTGGGTGGGCGAAACCCGTTCCGGTTAATCCCCGCTATTTTCGCAATCCGCGTCGCGACATGGTGTACGTTGCTCTGGCAGGGCCGGCATCGAATATCCTGCTGGCGATAGTCAGTGTGCTTATTTTCCACGCCATGAAAGGCATGTCATTTCAAAGCGAAACCGCTTTGTCCATTGCGTCAACCGTATTTACAATGGTGCAGATTAGCGTTTTAGTAAATGTTGCCCTCGCTGTATTTAACATGATACCCCTCTTGCCACTCGACGGTGGACGTATCCTGTACGGCATGCTCCCTCCAAGGCAAGCATATGAATTTGGTAAAATTGAGCCCTACGGTTTTTTTATTATACTGGCATTGGTATTTCTCGGGCTGACACAGCAGGTGATCCGCCCGATTATCAACACTATTTTAACACTATTTGGAGTGTATTAG
- a CDS encoding EAL domain-containing protein, which produces MTLRSRLTWLLFMVIAIFFVTFFAYSVTSVSNTQPPLYGYAVVALVCVIFFSFGIHTLLVRPLEGIATALLTRKADLLQEALNAPKEVANIARATEEFFRQSALLDQYKNAIDEALIVSKTDTRGIITHVNDAFCRLSGYSAAELIGKNHNIVRHPNTPPETFRELWETIKCGQTWRGVITSRSKSGKEFTVDTTILPLRLENGEIGEYIAIRSDIIPLMDQWKIIQEQSTDQLTGLPNRQKLLRDLNAPVPHVMCMLNIDRFREINETYGFEFGDRTLAQIGQTLRNLIPVEVSLYRLNGDQFALLHSMPDEKLNMANLANALIAFFATHDIIVDDTALEIAIRISMARDSSNLIMAAEFAQSCAREMGKSFVDYNTDPGVQQLIARSAEATAILKYAMETNGIQVFGQKILSLAEPDKLKVECLMRIEGPNNVLHSPFNLLEHAKKARTYDRFSQMMIRKLFAFLETITEGEFSLNLSSEDIQDEETMSLLYALLAKHYGRKTTLVFEIVESTQIRFTSQLFAFVETVRGLGCKIAIDDFGSGYSNFDTIIKLRPDYLKIDGSLVRHIDHDDRSEATVRTIVAFAKQLNIEVVAEFVHSEAVLEKGLAMGIDYFQGFHLHQPEPIAKCVGNT; this is translated from the coding sequence ATGACACTTCGATCACGTTTAACATGGCTGCTTTTCATGGTTATTGCGATTTTCTTTGTGACTTTTTTTGCGTACTCTGTCACAAGCGTTTCTAACACGCAGCCGCCACTCTATGGATATGCCGTAGTCGCATTAGTATGCGTAATTTTCTTTTCGTTCGGCATCCATACGCTCCTCGTGCGCCCCCTCGAAGGGATTGCAACCGCACTGTTGACTCGCAAAGCCGATCTGCTCCAGGAAGCCCTGAACGCCCCCAAAGAAGTCGCGAATATAGCACGTGCAACGGAAGAATTTTTTCGCCAGAGTGCCCTGCTTGACCAATACAAAAACGCCATTGACGAAGCGCTGATTGTATCCAAGACCGATACACGCGGCATCATCACGCATGTGAACGATGCTTTTTGCCGCCTTTCTGGCTATAGCGCAGCTGAACTTATCGGGAAAAACCATAATATTGTCCGCCATCCGAATACCCCACCAGAAACATTTCGCGAGTTATGGGAAACCATAAAATGTGGTCAAACGTGGCGCGGGGTAATCACAAGTCGCAGCAAAAGCGGAAAAGAGTTCACCGTCGATACCACCATCCTCCCACTCAGACTTGAAAATGGCGAAATAGGTGAATACATAGCTATCCGTAGCGATATTATACCGCTGATGGATCAATGGAAAATCATTCAGGAACAAAGCACAGACCAACTCACCGGCTTACCCAACCGCCAGAAACTTCTGCGCGACCTGAACGCTCCCGTTCCCCACGTCATGTGCATGTTGAATATCGACCGCTTTCGTGAAATCAACGAAACCTACGGTTTTGAATTTGGCGACCGCACCTTGGCTCAGATCGGCCAAACGCTGCGCAACCTTATTCCGGTGGAAGTCTCACTGTATCGCCTCAATGGGGATCAGTTTGCCCTCTTGCATTCGATGCCTGACGAAAAACTTAACATGGCGAATCTGGCAAACGCGCTGATAGCGTTTTTTGCGACACACGACATTATCGTTGACGATACGGCGCTGGAAATCGCCATTCGTATCAGTATGGCGCGCGATTCATCAAACCTGATCATGGCAGCAGAGTTTGCCCAAAGCTGTGCCCGTGAAATGGGGAAATCATTCGTCGATTACAATACCGACCCCGGAGTACAGCAATTGATTGCACGCAGTGCTGAAGCAACGGCCATTCTTAAATATGCCATGGAGACAAATGGCATTCAGGTGTTTGGCCAGAAAATTCTATCGCTCGCGGAACCGGATAAACTCAAAGTAGAATGCCTCATGCGCATAGAAGGGCCGAACAACGTTCTGCATTCACCATTTAACTTACTGGAACATGCCAAAAAAGCCCGCACGTATGACCGATTCTCGCAGATGATGATACGCAAACTGTTTGCCTTTCTCGAAACGATCACAGAAGGTGAGTTCTCACTGAACTTGTCGAGCGAAGACATTCAAGACGAAGAAACTATGTCGCTCCTCTATGCCCTGCTGGCAAAACACTATGGCCGCAAAACAACGCTGGTTTTTGAAATCGTGGAAAGCACACAAATCCGCTTCACCTCGCAACTCTTTGCCTTTGTTGAAACCGTTCGCGGGTTAGGTTGTAAAATCGCCATCGATGACTTTGGTAGTGGCTACTCAAATTTTGACACCATTATCAAACTCCGTCCGGACTACCTGAAAATTGACGGCTCGCTGGTGCGGCATATCGATCATGACGACCGCTCCGAAGCAACCGTACGCACTATTGTCGCCTTCGCCAAACAGCTCAATATCGAAGTCGTTGCGGAGTTTGTCCACTCTGAAGCGGTACTGGAAAAAGGCCTCGCAATGGGAATTGATTATTTTCAAGGATTCCATCTGCATCAGCCTGAACCCATTGCGAAGTGTGTGGGCAATACATAA
- a CDS encoding methyl-accepting chemotaxis protein — protein sequence MDFLHSIKGKLLVFFVLAASGTFTLVGFSLYSLYNSLYESKMEMVKNLSESSHKVIEDFWKLTEEGKMTEAQAKEAVLRAIKSVRYGDGDYFWINDMQPVMIMHPTNPKLDGQNLSAISDPNGKKLFMEFIQVVRQSGKGHVDYMWPKPGFEKPVKKVSYVIGFQPWNWVVGTGVYIDDIQKTFWAEVTKFAIIVGVLLLILMTPMLLLFRAIIISSTSLAKKTKELASGEGDLTQRIPVISRDEIGEATTQINKFIEKIQAIIIDVRSTSEGVASASEQLSSASTQMSSTMNMQAESVSQIAAAALEMSQAISTSRENAEEMKRNAETALGAADKGGEVIRRSSGEMQEIVGHVTSAAQSASSLEESAVRVGQVIQVINDIADQTNLLALNAAIEAARAGDAGRGFAVVADEVRKLAERSTVSTAEIIDIVKTIQNGITAMTRAMENVNIKVQHGSALSQEAEGAFHVILENIHALQQIIGHNAISMDEMYSTSEQISDDIQGVSAATEESAKASEEVAGAANNLAQLAADVKHHLGGFIVDGHKPPRGLQIRS from the coding sequence ATGGATTTTCTTCACAGCATCAAGGGTAAACTCTTGGTATTTTTCGTTTTGGCTGCCAGTGGAACCTTCACACTCGTTGGATTTTCACTCTACTCTCTCTACAACAGCTTATACGAGTCAAAAATGGAAATGGTGAAGAATCTTTCCGAATCATCCCATAAAGTCATCGAAGATTTCTGGAAGCTCACTGAAGAAGGAAAAATGACCGAAGCGCAAGCCAAAGAAGCTGTCTTGCGCGCAATTAAGTCCGTACGCTATGGCGATGGTGATTATTTCTGGATTAACGACATGCAACCCGTGATGATCATGCACCCCACAAATCCCAAATTAGACGGGCAGAATTTGAGTGCCATTAGCGACCCGAACGGCAAAAAACTCTTTATGGAATTTATTCAGGTTGTCCGTCAAAGTGGCAAAGGACATGTGGATTATATGTGGCCGAAGCCGGGTTTTGAAAAACCCGTAAAAAAGGTATCGTACGTCATTGGCTTTCAACCGTGGAACTGGGTAGTCGGCACAGGCGTATATATTGACGATATTCAAAAAACGTTTTGGGCGGAAGTGACCAAATTCGCCATCATCGTCGGGGTGCTACTCCTGATTCTGATGACCCCGATGCTACTACTTTTCCGGGCAATCATCATTTCTTCAACCTCTCTGGCGAAGAAAACCAAAGAGTTAGCCAGCGGCGAAGGAGACTTGACGCAGCGCATCCCCGTTATATCACGTGACGAAATTGGTGAAGCAACGACACAGATCAACAAATTTATTGAAAAAATTCAGGCCATCATTATCGATGTTCGTTCCACCTCAGAAGGGGTCGCATCGGCGAGCGAACAGCTCAGCAGTGCGTCAACCCAGATGTCAAGCACCATGAACATGCAAGCCGAAAGTGTTTCTCAAATTGCGGCAGCCGCTTTAGAAATGTCGCAAGCCATTAGTACTTCGCGGGAAAATGCCGAAGAGATGAAACGCAATGCTGAAACCGCTCTGGGCGCGGCGGATAAAGGGGGCGAAGTTATTCGCCGCTCTTCCGGCGAAATGCAAGAAATCGTTGGCCATGTGACCAGTGCCGCGCAGTCAGCTTCTTCTCTTGAGGAGAGCGCCGTGCGTGTTGGCCAAGTTATTCAGGTTATCAACGATATTGCCGACCAAACGAATCTGCTGGCGCTGAATGCCGCTATCGAAGCGGCTCGTGCAGGCGATGCCGGTCGTGGCTTTGCGGTTGTTGCTGACGAAGTGCGCAAGCTTGCCGAGCGCAGCACCGTTTCGACGGCAGAAATCATCGATATCGTGAAAACTATCCAAAATGGCATCACGGCAATGACACGTGCCATGGAAAACGTTAATATCAAAGTGCAACACGGTTCCGCCCTCTCTCAAGAAGCGGAGGGTGCTTTCCACGTGATTCTGGAAAATATCCACGCACTACAACAGATAATCGGCCACAATGCCATCTCTATGGATGAGATGTATAGCACGTCGGAACAAATCAGTGATGACATTCAGGGCGTCTCTGCCGCTACTGAAGAGTCGGCAAAAGCCTCCGAAGAAGTGGCAGGTGCGGCCAATAATCTTGCCCAACTTGCCGCCGACGTAAAACACCATCTTGGTGGCTTTATTGTTGACGGCCACAAACCCCCGAGGGGATTGCAAATCCGCTCGTAG
- the guaB gene encoding IMP dehydrogenase has protein sequence MLQANIKECLTFDDVLLTPAYSEVLPHEVDTTTQLTRNITLKIPIVAAAMDTVTEARLAIAIAQEGGIGIVHRNMSIEQQADEVDKVKRSESGMIVDPITIHPDAMIADAEALMSKYKISGVPVTVDNNRLVGILTNRDLRFCKDHTHKVSEYMTSEKLITVPVNTNLEDAADILHRHRIEKLLVVDEDMTLKGLITTKDIEKRQKYPNACKDQLGRLRVGAAVGTGSDTFERIEALVAAQVDVIVIDTAHGHSKKVLDVVKETRQRFPALEIIAGNIATKEAAAALIEAGVDAVKVGIGPGSICTTRIIAGVGVAQISAIDDVAQYCDPLGIPVIADGGIKYSGDAVKALAAGANCVMIGSLFAGTAESPGEIELLQGRSYKVYRGMGSVGAMKHGSKDRYFQGNVKEDKKLVPEGIEGKVPFRGTLANSTHQIMGGIRSGMGYCGCATIDDLRKNAVFIRITSAGLRESHVHDVIITKEAPNYSTEK, from the coding sequence ATGCTCCAGGCGAACATCAAAGAGTGCCTGACTTTCGACGATGTCTTACTGACACCTGCGTACAGTGAAGTCCTGCCACACGAAGTTGACACCACGACCCAATTAACGCGCAACATTACCCTGAAAATCCCTATTGTGGCCGCAGCAATGGATACGGTCACCGAAGCCCGTTTAGCGATTGCTATTGCTCAGGAAGGCGGTATCGGCATTGTGCATCGTAATATGTCGATTGAGCAACAAGCCGATGAAGTTGATAAGGTAAAACGTTCTGAGTCTGGGATGATTGTCGATCCGATAACGATCCATCCCGACGCCATGATTGCTGATGCCGAAGCCTTAATGTCCAAGTATAAAATCAGTGGTGTCCCGGTAACAGTCGATAATAATCGCCTCGTTGGGATTTTAACCAATCGCGACCTCCGTTTCTGCAAAGATCACACCCACAAAGTTTCTGAATATATGACGTCAGAAAAACTCATCACCGTCCCCGTCAACACCAACCTTGAAGATGCTGCGGATATCCTGCACCGCCATCGCATCGAAAAACTCTTAGTGGTCGACGAAGACATGACACTCAAGGGTTTGATTACTACGAAGGATATAGAAAAGCGCCAGAAATACCCGAATGCCTGTAAAGATCAACTCGGTCGTCTGCGTGTTGGCGCGGCGGTAGGAACGGGGAGCGACACGTTTGAGCGTATCGAAGCCCTGGTCGCTGCCCAAGTTGATGTTATCGTGATTGATACCGCTCATGGTCATTCCAAAAAAGTTTTGGATGTTGTCAAAGAAACGCGCCAGAGGTTCCCCGCTCTGGAAATCATCGCGGGCAATATTGCCACGAAAGAAGCGGCGGCGGCGCTCATTGAAGCTGGTGTCGATGCGGTTAAAGTCGGGATCGGGCCGGGGTCGATTTGTACGACGCGGATTATTGCCGGTGTTGGCGTGGCGCAGATTTCGGCTATCGACGATGTGGCACAATACTGCGACCCATTAGGGATTCCTGTCATTGCCGATGGTGGCATCAAATATTCTGGTGACGCCGTCAAAGCGCTCGCCGCAGGGGCGAATTGCGTGATGATTGGATCACTTTTTGCGGGAACAGCGGAATCGCCAGGCGAAATCGAGCTGCTGCAAGGCCGGAGTTATAAAGTTTACCGTGGTATGGGATCCGTCGGTGCGATGAAGCACGGCAGTAAGGATCGCTATTTCCAGGGGAATGTTAAAGAGGATAAGAAGCTCGTCCCTGAAGGGATCGAAGGGAAAGTCCCTTTCCGTGGCACGCTCGCGAATAGTACACACCAGATCATGGGTGGTATTCGCTCAGGGATGGGGTATTGTGGCTGTGCCACTATCGACGACTTGCGTAAAAATGCCGTTTTTATCCGCATCACGAGCGCTGGCCTGCGTGAATCGCACGTTCATGATGTTATTATCACTAAAGAAGCACCTAACTATTCGACTGAGAAATAA
- a CDS encoding MogA/MoaB family molybdenum cofactor biosynthesis protein, translated as MKFKGVVITLSDKGYVGQREDTSGPALIEILSSIGIEMEPMARILPDTHDMIVSALQESIATGYHLIVTTGGTGVSPRDVTPEATRVVIEKEIPGMAEAMRAASMLKTPHAMISRALVGIVGTTMIINLPGSRKGAVENLAAIQPALLHALKKLCGDPEDCGVPVHGAHHS; from the coding sequence GTGAAATTTAAAGGAGTGGTCATTACCCTGAGCGACAAAGGGTATGTTGGGCAACGCGAAGATACCAGCGGCCCTGCACTGATTGAAATACTGAGCAGCATAGGCATTGAGATGGAGCCAATGGCGCGCATACTCCCTGACACACATGATATGATCGTGTCAGCATTGCAAGAATCTATCGCCACCGGATATCACCTGATCGTCACCACTGGTGGAACGGGTGTATCGCCACGCGACGTCACTCCTGAAGCGACTCGCGTCGTCATTGAAAAAGAAATCCCCGGCATGGCCGAAGCGATGCGCGCCGCAAGTATGCTCAAAACGCCACACGCCATGATATCGCGTGCGCTCGTCGGCATTGTCGGCACGACTATGATCATTAACCTACCAGGCTCGCGTAAAGGTGCCGTAGAAAACCTTGCCGCCATTCAACCCGCGCTGCTGCACGCCCTCAAAAAACTCTGTGGCGATCCTGAAGATTGCGGTGTTCCCGTACATGGAGCGCACCACTCATGA
- the guaA gene encoding glutamine-hydrolyzing GMP synthase gives MHDINANKILILDFGSQYTQLIARRVREAQVYCEILPFNTAFETIRNFGARGIILSGSPSSVYAAEAPLPDQRIFDLGLPILGICYGMQLICHLNGGVVAHSAKREYGRAELTIDDNSDLFANLDIVGDKCTVWMSHGDKLEQMPQGFKPIAHTANCPIAAIRNAERRIWAIQFHPEVVHSYQGEVMLSNFVHRICGCESSWNMANFIESQIEGIRERVGNRRVLCALSGGVDSSVAAILIHKAIGDQLTCVFVNNGLLRKNEAEYVVNTFRNHYKINLHYEDASDRFLDKLAGVTDPEKKRKIIGNEFIYVFEDCKKQLGDFDFLAQGTLYPDVIESVSVKGPSAVIKSHHNVGGLPDDIKFELLEPFRELFKDEVRLVGLELGMPEEIVHRHPFPGPGLGIRVLGEITRERLEILRNADHIVIEEIKMAGLYREIWQLFVVLLPVKTVGVMGDERTYENACAVRAVTSVDGMTADWARIPYDVLAQISNRIINEVKGINRVVYDISSKPPGTIEWE, from the coding sequence ATGCACGATATTAACGCCAACAAAATCCTGATTCTCGACTTTGGCTCACAGTACACGCAACTGATTGCGCGGCGCGTCCGTGAAGCGCAGGTATATTGCGAAATCCTTCCGTTTAATACGGCTTTTGAAACTATTCGTAACTTTGGTGCGCGTGGCATCATCCTTTCCGGCAGCCCGTCTTCCGTCTACGCCGCGGAAGCGCCATTGCCCGATCAACGCATTTTCGATCTTGGTTTGCCGATACTTGGCATTTGCTATGGCATGCAGCTTATTTGTCACCTGAATGGTGGCGTGGTGGCGCACTCCGCAAAGCGGGAGTATGGGCGAGCCGAGTTGACGATTGACGATAATTCCGACCTGTTTGCCAACCTTGATATTGTGGGCGATAAATGTACCGTCTGGATGAGTCATGGTGATAAGTTAGAGCAAATGCCGCAAGGATTTAAACCGATTGCACATACCGCAAATTGTCCGATAGCAGCTATTCGTAATGCGGAACGCCGCATTTGGGCGATCCAATTCCATCCTGAAGTTGTCCATTCCTATCAGGGTGAAGTGATGTTGTCGAACTTTGTCCATCGCATTTGCGGTTGTGAATCGTCATGGAATATGGCGAACTTTATCGAATCGCAAATCGAAGGGATTCGCGAGCGAGTTGGTAATCGTCGCGTCCTGTGTGCCCTTTCCGGTGGTGTTGATTCCTCGGTTGCCGCAATTTTGATTCACAAAGCGATAGGCGATCAACTGACGTGTGTTTTTGTCAATAACGGCCTGCTGCGCAAAAATGAAGCCGAGTACGTGGTCAACACCTTCCGCAACCATTATAAAATTAACCTCCATTACGAAGATGCTTCGGATCGCTTTCTTGATAAACTCGCGGGCGTGACCGATCCCGAAAAGAAACGGAAGATCATCGGCAACGAATTTATCTACGTTTTCGAAGACTGCAAGAAACAGCTGGGAGACTTCGACTTTTTGGCACAAGGGACGCTCTATCCCGACGTGATCGAATCGGTCAGCGTCAAAGGCCCTTCGGCGGTTATCAAAAGCCATCACAACGTTGGCGGCTTGCCAGATGATATCAAGTTTGAACTTCTTGAGCCATTCCGTGAACTCTTTAAGGATGAAGTGCGGCTTGTCGGGTTGGAACTTGGCATGCCGGAAGAGATTGTCCACCGTCACCCCTTTCCAGGGCCAGGACTTGGCATCCGCGTACTGGGCGAAATTACTCGTGAGCGGCTAGAGATTCTGCGGAATGCGGATCATATCGTGATTGAAGAGATTAAGATGGCGGGACTCTACCGCGAAATCTGGCAACTTTTTGTGGTGCTGCTCCCGGTTAAAACCGTTGGCGTGATGGGTGACGAACGGACATACGAAAACGCCTGTGCCGTACGCGCCGTGACCAGTGTCGATGGTATGACAGCCGACTGGGCGCGTATTCCGTATGACGTGCTGGCGCAAATATCGAACCGCATTATCAACGAAGTCAAAGGGATCAACCGCGTGGTATACGATATTTCGAGTAAACCGCCGGGAACCATTGAGTGGGAATAA